In the genome of Mixta calida, the window CGATCTGGCGCGCTATGAAAAACTGGCGAAAACCAACCTGGTTTCGCAGCAGGAGCTGGATACACAGCGTTCACTGGTGAGCGAAACGCTCGGCACCATTAAGGCGGACGAAGGCAGCGTCGCCAGCGCCGAACTCAACCTGAGCTACAGCCGCATCACCGCGCCGATAGATGGACGGGCCGGCCTGAAGCAGGTAGATATCGGCAACTATATTTCCAGCGGCGACACCACCGGGCTGGTGGTGCTGACGCAAACGCACCCGATCGACGTGCTGTTCAGCCTGCCGGAAAACACCATCCAGGCGATTATTCAGGCGCAAAAGGCAGGTCAGCCGCTGCGGGTGGAAGCCTGGGATCGCAGCAACAGCACGCTGCTGACGCAGGGCGAACTGCTGAGCCTGGACAACCAGATCGATACGACGACCGGCACCATCAAACTCAAAGCGCGCTTCAGCAATGAAGATGACCGCCTGTTCCCCAATCAGTTTGTTAACGCGCGTCTTAAGGTCAACACGCTGCACGACGCGGTGGTGATCCCGACCGCCGCTCTGCAGATGGGCAACGAAGGCAATTTCGTCTGGGTAGTGAACAGCGACAATAAGGTCAGCAAAAAAAGCGTGACGCCGGGCCTGCAGGATAGCCAAAAAGTGGTGATCAGCGCCGGACTGGACGCGGGCGAGCGCGTGGTGACCGACGGTCTCGATCGCCTGACGGAAGGCGCGACGGTGGAAGTGGTGGCGCCGCAGTCAACGCCGCTTGCCAGCGAAAAAGCGACCCAGCCGGCAAAAGGCAGTCACGCTAAAGGAGATCGCGGTTGATGCAGGTGATGCCTCCTGTCGCCACCGGCGGCCCGTCCCGTCACTTTATTCTGCGTCCAGTGGCCACCACGCTGTTGATGGTGGCGATTCTGCTGGCCGGTATCCTCGGCTATCGCTTCCTGCCGGTCTCCGCGCTGCCGGAAGTGGACTACCCCACGATTCAGGTGGTGACGCTCTATCCCGGCGCCAGTCCCGATGTGGTGACCTCGGCGATCACCGCGCCGCTGGAGCGTCAGTTCGGTCAGATGTCCGGGCTGCAACAGATGTCGTCGCAAAGCTCCGGCGGCGCGTCGGTGGTGACGTTGCAGTTCCAGCTGACGCTGCCGCTCGATGTGGCGGAGCAGGAAGTGCAGGCGGCGATTAACTCCGCCACCAACCTGCTGCCGAGCGATCTGCCGAACCCGCCGGTCTACAGCAAGGTAAACCCGGCCGATCCGCCGATCATGACGCTGGCGGTGACCTCCACCAGCATGCCGATGACGCAGGTGCAGGATATGGTGGAAACCCGCATCGCGCAGAAAATTTCTCAGGTCAGCGGCGTCGGTCTGGTGACCCTCTCCGGCGGCCAGCGTCCGGCGGTGCGGGTGAAAATGAACGCGCAGGCGCTCGCCTCGCTCGGTCTCGACAGCGAAACGGTGCGTACCGCCATCGCCAACGCCAACGTCAACTCGGCGAAAGGCAGCCTGGATGGGCCGGAGCGCGCCATTACTCTTTCGGCGAACGATCAAATGCAGTCGGCGGAAGATTATCGCCAGCTGATCGTCGCTTATCGCAATAACGCTCCGGTGCGGCTTGGCGACGTCGCCACCGTGGAACAGGGCGCGGAGAACAGCTGGCTCGGCGCCTGGGCCAACCGCCAGCAGGCGATTGTGCTCAACGTGCAGCGTCAGCCGGGCGCCAACATTATCGCCACCGCAGACAATATCCGCAGCCTGCTGCCTGAGCTGACCGCCTCACTGCCCAAATCGGTGGACGTAAAGCTGCTTTCCGACCGCACCACCAATATCCGCGCCTCGGTGCATGACGTGCAGCTGGAGCTGATACTGGCGATCGCGCTGGTGGTGATGATTATCTATCTGTTTCTGCGCAACGTGCCCGCCACCATTATTCCCGCCGTGGCGGTGCCGCTGTCGCTGATCGGCACCTTTGCGGTGCTCTATCTGCTCGGCTTTTCGATCAATAACCTGACGCTGATGGCGTTGACCATAGCCACCGGCTTCGTGGTGGATGACGCCATCGTGGTGATCGAAAATATCTCCCGCTATATCGAACAGGGCGAAAAGCCGCTGGCGGCGACGCTGAAAGGCGCGGGCGAGATCGGCTTTACCATTATCTCCCTCACCTTCTCGCTGATTGCGGTGCTGATCCCGCTGCTGTTTATGGGGGATATCGTTGGCCGCCTGTTCCGCGAGTTCGCCGTGACGCTTGCGGTAGCGATCCTGATCTCCGCCGTGGTCTCGCTGACGCTGACGCCGATGATGTGCGCGCGCATGCTGAGCGCGGAATCGCTGAGGAAACAGAACCGCTTCTCGCGCGCCAGCGAAGCGATGTTCGATCGCATTATCGCCCTCTATGGCCGTTTGCTGAAGCGCGTGCTGAACCATCCGTGGATAACGTTGGGCGTGGCGCTGGCGACGCTGGTGCTGACGGTGCTGCTGTGGGTATTGATCCCGAAAGGCTTCTTCCCGGTGCAGGATAACGGCATCATTCAGGGCACCCTGCAGGCGCCGCAGAGCGTCTCTTACGCCAGCATGGCGCAGCGCACGCGCGACGTCGCCTCGATTATTGAACGCGACCCGGCGGTGCAGAGCGTCACCTCGTTTGTCGGCGTCGACGGCACCAATCCGGCGCTCAACAGCGCCCGCGTGCAGATCAACCTCAAGCCGCTGGATGAGCGCGACGACCGTATCCCGGCGGTGGTGGCGCGTCTGCAAAGCGCGGTAGCGCGGCTGCCTGGCGTCACGCTCTGGCTACAGCCGGTGCAGGATCTTACTATCGACACCCAGCTGAGCCGCACGCAATATCAGTTCACTTTGCAAACCGGCTCGCTGG includes:
- a CDS encoding MdtB/MuxB family multidrug efflux RND transporter permease subunit — translated: MQVMPPVATGGPSRHFILRPVATTLLMVAILLAGILGYRFLPVSALPEVDYPTIQVVTLYPGASPDVVTSAITAPLERQFGQMSGLQQMSSQSSGGASVVTLQFQLTLPLDVAEQEVQAAINSATNLLPSDLPNPPVYSKVNPADPPIMTLAVTSTSMPMTQVQDMVETRIAQKISQVSGVGLVTLSGGQRPAVRVKMNAQALASLGLDSETVRTAIANANVNSAKGSLDGPERAITLSANDQMQSAEDYRQLIVAYRNNAPVRLGDVATVEQGAENSWLGAWANRQQAIVLNVQRQPGANIIATADNIRSLLPELTASLPKSVDVKLLSDRTTNIRASVHDVQLELILAIALVVMIIYLFLRNVPATIIPAVAVPLSLIGTFAVLYLLGFSINNLTLMALTIATGFVVDDAIVVIENISRYIEQGEKPLAATLKGAGEIGFTIISLTFSLIAVLIPLLFMGDIVGRLFREFAVTLAVAILISAVVSLTLTPMMCARMLSAESLRKQNRFSRASEAMFDRIIALYGRLLKRVLNHPWITLGVALATLVLTVLLWVLIPKGFFPVQDNGIIQGTLQAPQSVSYASMAQRTRDVASIIERDPAVQSVTSFVGVDGTNPALNSARVQINLKPLDERDDRIPAVVARLQSAVARLPGVTLWLQPVQDLTIDTQLSRTQYQFTLQTGSLDSLSEWVPQLLARLRTLPQLKDVSSDWQDKGLEAYVKVDRDSASRLGISMSDIDNALYNAFGQRLISTIYTQANQYRVVLEQDTRQSPGLAALNDIRIATSDGGAVPLSTVAQVEQRYGALAVNHLDQFPSTTFSFNLNEGYSLGEAVKAIGEAEKDLAMPSEIMTRFQGSTLAFQAALGSTVWLIVAAIVAMYIVLGVLYESFIHPITILSTLPTAGVGALLALMLSGHELDVIAIIGIILLIGIVKKNAIMMIDFALAAEREQGKSPYEAIYQACLLRFRPILMTTLAALLGALPLMISTGVGAELRRPLGIAMVGGLILSQVLTLFTTPVIYLLFDRLAHYARRRLQRGEARS
- a CDS encoding MdtA/MuxA family multidrug efflux RND transporter periplasmic adaptor subunit, which codes for MNASRRTSKKILLLILIALVAVAGYFLWPRGSDGGAENGQNAGGQTQQRGKGGRRNMPLAPVQAATAETQSVPQYFSGLGTVTAANTVTVRSRVDGQLMAIHFQEGQQVKAGQLLAEIDPRPFQVALTQAQGQLARDKATLANARRDLARYEKLAKTNLVSQQELDTQRSLVSETLGTIKADEGSVASAELNLSYSRITAPIDGRAGLKQVDIGNYISSGDTTGLVVLTQTHPIDVLFSLPENTIQAIIQAQKAGQPLRVEAWDRSNSTLLTQGELLSLDNQIDTTTGTIKLKARFSNEDDRLFPNQFVNARLKVNTLHDAVVIPTAALQMGNEGNFVWVVNSDNKVSKKSVTPGLQDSQKVVISAGLDAGERVVTDGLDRLTEGATVEVVAPQSTPLASEKATQPAKGSHAKGDRG